CCAACAGTGGCTCCACGTTAATAAACCACAATACACTATACATCCCCTACATCCTAtgtggagcacagaggaaggtCCTGAGCAGAGGAATGTGCTCCCAGGAACATGCAGGGCCGCCCACAGCGACCTTCCTTCAACCTTCCTTACCTCCTCTTGCAAAGCCAATCATGATGTCTGCCGTCCCCGCTAACACTCTCCGGAAGGCCAGCGGGATCTCCCTGCTCCACAAGGCCAAAGCCTTTGCCACAAGCTGATTGACGGTGAACCGCGGCAGGTCTCGCGTGTACGATATGACCCTGACAGGGAACGAGAGGACAGCGTTGGCCTCAGGAGGAGGGCCGGGCTGTCTGCCGCGGCGAGCCCCGGGGTGCGCACCTGTAGGTGACAACTTGGGAATTCCACTTCGGCTGGGTTGGGAAGAGGGAGTAGTCGGCGACGTCGGGGACCCCACACCTGGGCTTCTGCATTATTTCCACCAGGCGGGGGGTCAGGACCCCCGTCACGGGCAGGCGGAAAAACGTCTGCATCCGCTTGAGTCTGGCTTCGACGCTGTCGGCTTCCCTCGTTTCTGAGTTGGACGGATAAAACCTCCTGAGATAGTCCtgttggggagagggggatggTCTGTCACCTTTATTGTCTTCCTTTTAGATCACAGAAGCCTGTGCGTCTTTCCTCAGATCCCTGCGGACTCGAGCCAGGGTGTGAAGGTGGTTGCGTAGCCACGAGGGAAACAGTGTGCATCAGTGGGAGAAAATTCAGTATGGATAAGGACGCATCAGCATTCCATCTCATGAGCCAAACGGTCCCTCCATTTCCCTTTTATCCCattcaatgtttttttaataagatttttcttattttaaagagtttatttgagagagtgagagcacataagcaggaggagaggcagagggagagggacaagcagactccccgctgatcagagagcccaaagcaggactctatcccagaacccagagatcatgacctgagcggcaggtcgacgcttaacccactgagccccccagaggcCCATCTCCCGGTAAATGTTTTGCAGAGAAATGCACGGTACACTTCATAAAGCACAGACTTGCTTGTAACAGCCAAGTGGGAAGGGCACCGGGCGAACCCCAAGGACGCAGCCTGCCCGGAGGCCCCTGGCACCCAGCCACCTCCAAGATCCGCCAGAGGTCTCGCCTCGCTGAGGTGAACAGGTCTGAGGATTCTAGTCTCAGAAAAGGATACTATGAAATTATTTCGTTTACTGTGCATATTCTCCAGGCGAAGAGAGCAGAGCTCACGGGGCTGAATGATGTGCCCAGGGCCACATATGAGCTTAGCCGCAGAGCTGGCCTGAGTCCCCTCACTGCCGGTCCCCCGGGCTGCAGGACACAACAGGTCTCCCTGGGGCACCCCACGTGCCCCTGGATCCTTGGCACTTTCTCAAAGGAGAAAGTTGCAAGGTCACCCCGAGAGGAACTGTATTTGAACTCGTTCTCTTTCCAAAGCCCGTTTCATGGGAACGCTGGAGAGGGCCGTAGAATGCATGATGGTGTTGTTGAGCACGCATGCCGTGCGCTAGGCCGTAAGGTTACTTGTCCCTGAAACGCTCGGAAATGTGACCTTTGTCCTATTGGTCTCTCTCTTCAGGGTCCCAGGGATTGTGTTTTCTTCAACACAACACTGTTCATCCATACAATTAAAGATCAATCTGTTATTTGAAAACAAGTCATTTTATCTCTTCCTGAGCTCCAGGCTTTACAAAGATGCTCTTTTGGAAgaaatctttttatattcttgatATAAATTCTCCTGCCTCTGTTAAACCCAGCTAACGTCTCCCTGGTTTATTGGCAACATGTGCAGGAAGTAACGGGACTCAGCGCGCTTGCAAATGTGCCCCTTTTGGAGAACCCATTAGATTGGACTTTATGAAATTGCTGttttgtaggttaaaaaaaatcaaatatcagTAATCCCATATAGTTCAATCTAACAGATTACTGGGACTTTTTCAAAGTCTGAGTTAATTGAAATAAAAGCAGACTTTTCTTATGCTTAAAGCTTAAGTTTTTGAACAACAGTTAGGAGTCAACAGCCCATTATTTTACCAAATATTCATTACTTATTAGGTTGCTTGTTAAGGAGTCTATTGGAAAGACCATGGCTTTTGAACCAGAAAAACTTGTCCTTGACTCCTATCACTATCATCATCAAGTATGTGACTCATCATAACTTTGGCATCTTTCTCCTGGGATAGGGCTGAAGTTTCCATGATATAAGATATGTTAAAGCACTTTAAGTCTATGATTTTCACATACATAGAAGTTGGCACTGTCACCTCCTTATTCAGGAGAAGAATCCCGTGAGCTGTGAATCACACAGTATCACTGTCCCCATTGGGCAAAATCAGAACTTCACACCTGCCTATGGTTCCCACCAGCTGGGCATGGGCCCCCAGGAATCTCTACCGTGTTTTCTGATTTCAAGCCTCTCCATTACCGGGAGTCCCCACCTTAATGGCAACACGCAGCTCTCTGTAAAAAGAATCTTGAGTCATGATAAATAACAACATTAACAACCTCAATTTGTTGAGCAGGAACCCTGCTTTGGCTTCCGAGTAAGTCCCCACAGCATCCCATGTCATCTCCAACTTCCAGTCGGAACACGGACGCTCAGAGGGGGGTGAGATCACCCCCACATTTGTCTATATAGCGAAGGCAGGAGGAGCTGCGACGCGAACCCAGTCTGGGCAGGCTCTGAagttgctctgtttttttttgttgttgttgttgatttttaaaagattttatttgtttatttgtcagagcgcgagcgagcgagagagagtgcAGTCCGGGGGAaatggcagggggagagggagaagcggactcacCGCTAGCTagtgaggagcctgatgccagactcaatcccaggaccccaggatcatgccctgagggcagacgcttaacaacggagccaccaaggcaaccccccctttttttttaagagagagagagagaatgtgtgcagttgtgcacagaaggagagagagaatatcaagcagacttcccatggagcatggagcccgatgctgggctggatctcatgaccctgagatcatgaccagagctaaaaccaagagtcagtcgcttaactgacggagcccccCATCAGCCTGCTCAGAACAGCTGCTTGATTAAACATGCATATGGTCAGAAAAACTACCCACATTGAAAATCACACCTCCTCATGCTGACGGTGAGACggggagcccccaccccaggggagcGGGCCAGGGACGTACCTGAGCCTGTCTCCACTGTGGCTCACTCATGCCCCCTGCCTCCCGGGGGAGCGGCGAGGCCAGCCCGCTGCGCAGCAGACACAGGGCACATATCAC
This DNA window, taken from Lutra lutra chromosome 10, mLutLut1.2, whole genome shotgun sequence, encodes the following:
- the MMP7 gene encoding matrilysin isoform X1, whose translation is MRLTVICALCLLRSGLASPLPREAGGMSEPQWRQAQDYLRRFYPSNSETREADSVEARLKRMQTFFRLPVTGVLTPRLVEIMQKPRCGVPDVADYSLFPTQPKWNSQVVTYRVISYTRDLPRFTVNQLVAKALALWSREIPLAFRRVLAGTADIMIGFARGAHGDYYPFDGPGNTLAHAFGPGPGLGGDAHFDEDERWTDGSRIGVNFLVTATHELGHSLGLGHSSDPNAVMYPTYRVGESKNFRLSPDDIEGIQKLYGNIYDFTSLLQAGVPQQEGLGNGYPLGKACPNLRLKAH
- the MMP7 gene encoding matrilysin isoform X3, with the translated sequence MRLTVICALCLLRSGLASPLPREAGGMSEPQWRQAQDYLRRFYPSNSETREADSVEARLKRMQTFFRLPVTGVLTPRLVEIMQKPRCGVPDVADYSLFPTQPKWNSQVVTYRVISYTRDLPRFTVNQLVAKALALWSREIPLAFRRVLAGTADIMIGFARGAHGDYYPFDGPGNTLAHAFGPGPGLGGDAHFDEDERWTDGSRIGVNFLVTATHELGHSLGLGHSSDPNAVMYPTYRVGESKNFRLSPDDIEGIQKLYGDNSNSRKN